The following coding sequences are from one Veillonella rodentium window:
- the nrdR gene encoding transcriptional regulator NrdR: protein MRCPYCQHTDTKVTDSRTTDEGNSIRRRRECINCGRRFTTYEIIEEVPLMVLKKNGRRELFDRGKLLNGLLRSCDKRTVPMSVMEQVVNDVERDIRNEINQEVTTDRIGELVLQQLKDIDQVAYVRFASVYRKFDNIDSFMEELKALKKLDAKKPKRKPVVEE, encoded by the coding sequence ATGAGATGTCCTTATTGCCAACACACAGACACGAAGGTGACAGATTCGAGAACGACTGATGAAGGTAATAGTATTCGCCGTCGCCGCGAATGTATCAATTGTGGCCGTCGCTTTACTACATATGAAATTATAGAAGAAGTGCCGCTTATGGTATTAAAGAAAAACGGACGCCGCGAACTCTTTGATCGCGGTAAATTATTAAACGGCTTATTGCGCTCCTGTGATAAACGAACTGTGCCGATGTCCGTGATGGAACAGGTTGTTAACGATGTGGAACGCGATATCCGCAACGAAATCAATCAAGAGGTAACTACGGATCGCATCGGTGAACTGGTATTGCAACAATTGAAGGATATCGACCAAGTTGCCTATGTTCGCTTTGCCAGTGTATATCGTAAATTTGATAATATTGACAGTTTTATGGAAGAGTTAAAGGCCCTTAAAAAGCTAGACGCCAAAAAGCCGAAACGTAAACCTGTCGTTGAAGAATAA
- the gmhA gene encoding D-sedoheptulose 7-phosphate isomerase, with protein sequence MNDLNPMIAERFSEHLDVFGKTMEQMEIIQDIGTRCKTALENGNKILFCGNGGSAADSQHLAAELIGRFKKERRSLAAVALTTDTSILTSIANDYDYDVVFARQVEGLGRSGDVLIGISTSGNSKNVLKAVEMARSIGMHTIGFTGEGGGKMAELCDITLAVPSKVTARIQEMHILAGHIVCELIEEDY encoded by the coding sequence ATGAATGATTTAAATCCTATGATTGCAGAGCGATTTTCTGAGCATTTAGATGTTTTTGGGAAGACCATGGAACAGATGGAGATTATCCAGGACATAGGAACTCGCTGTAAGACAGCTCTTGAAAATGGAAATAAAATATTGTTTTGCGGCAATGGCGGATCTGCAGCCGATTCTCAGCATCTGGCGGCTGAATTGATCGGCCGGTTTAAAAAGGAACGCCGTTCCTTGGCGGCTGTTGCACTTACGACGGATACGTCTATTTTGACATCCATTGCCAATGACTATGATTACGATGTTGTCTTTGCTCGTCAGGTGGAGGGACTTGGCCGTTCCGGAGATGTTCTCATCGGGATTTCTACGTCGGGAAACTCCAAAAATGTTCTGAAAGCTGTTGAAATGGCACGCTCCATCGGTATGCATACAATCGGATTTACCGGCGAAGGCGGCGGCAAGATGGCGGAGCTTTGTGATATTACATTGGCCGTTCCGAGCAAGGTGACGGCCCGCATTCAAGAAATGCATATTTTAGCAGGTCATATCGTCTGTGAATTAATCGAAGAAGACTATTGA
- a CDS encoding dipeptidase has translation MIDLHCDTMMQLLDHPDSGDLYRNRWKIDIEKLQKAHSKVQDFAFYIDLHETNDPYGRYEDMRDLCISQIERYGEHIEHVLSYQDIQGVYESGKIGALLSIEEGGVLGGDLQKLSQAYKDGIRLITLTWNYPNGLGEPHCGDQSKKLTPKGVEFVEAMQDMGIIVDCSHLNDAGTEQLGDILDVPFVASHSNAREVRNHTRNLPDTLIKLIANKGGVIGLNFAQNFLGTSPVSRIEDIVKHGLYLIDKGGEDVLALGTDFDGIPPETEIADTSQMSRLYDAFGMAGLTVEQRDKIFWKNADRLLKELL, from the coding sequence ATGATAGATTTACATTGTGATACGATGATGCAGCTGCTGGATCATCCTGACAGCGGTGATTTATATCGAAACCGTTGGAAAATAGATATAGAAAAATTACAGAAGGCCCACAGCAAGGTGCAAGATTTTGCATTTTATATCGATTTACATGAAACAAATGATCCTTATGGTCGCTATGAGGATATGCGTGATTTATGTATATCGCAAATTGAGCGTTATGGAGAGCACATAGAGCATGTGCTCTCTTATCAGGATATACAGGGTGTATATGAATCCGGTAAAATCGGGGCTCTTCTTTCCATTGAGGAAGGCGGTGTTCTCGGTGGTGATTTACAGAAACTTTCACAAGCCTATAAGGACGGCATACGTCTTATCACATTGACCTGGAATTATCCGAACGGATTGGGCGAACCTCATTGTGGGGATCAATCCAAAAAATTGACACCTAAGGGTGTTGAATTTGTTGAAGCCATGCAGGATATGGGGATTATTGTTGATTGTTCACATCTCAATGATGCTGGAACGGAGCAGTTAGGTGATATTCTTGATGTACCCTTCGTCGCATCTCATTCAAATGCGCGGGAAGTGAGAAACCATACGCGTAATCTGCCTGATACCCTCATTAAGCTTATCGCTAATAAGGGAGGGGTTATAGGGCTAAATTTTGCGCAGAATTTCCTGGGCACGTCCCCAGTCAGTCGTATCGAGGATATTGTTAAACATGGACTATACCTTATCGATAAGGGCGGTGAAGATGTGCTGGCGTTGGGCACTGACTTTGACGGTATTCCGCCGGAAACGGAAATTGCGGATACGTCTCAGATGAGCCGTCTCTATGACGCGTTTGGAATGGCCGGTTTGACCGTGGAGCAACGGGATAAGATATTTTGGAAAAATGCGGACAGACTGTTAAAGGAGCTTTTATGA
- the rfaE1 gene encoding D-glycero-beta-D-manno-heptose-7-phosphate kinase, translated as MINTTINQFLMNTLPNLNIAVIGDVMVDRYVFGDVSRISPEAPVPVNRVSQIKEVLGGAGNVASNLANLDCHVYLGALSGNDDHGRLLKSLLEADHIDTSGLIIDDNRSTITKMRILGDRQQMMRLDFETIIDLTSDEEMRLVIWLENLCKSGIDGIVISDYGKGVCTPSLLKKVFALAKQYNVQTIVDPKGADWSKYNGATCITPNVKELGECVGRTLVNDDESISNAAKEILQSVDLDYIVATRSAKGITVIAKDGRTWHNPATQQEVFDVSGAGDTVVSMIITCLAGKLSMRLALHIANGAAGIVVAKVGTYPIHRSELIELWHSLQRGSQDKPLYTKEEMLNLVKRWQQKGDTVVFTNGCFDILHRGHITYLQEAAQLGDHLIIGLNSDGSVRRLKGETRPIVSEDDRAALLSALGCVDGVVLFEEDTPAELLAYLRPNILVKGGDYKKEDIVGRESVDDVEVLSFKEGYSTSDIVGKIAEMAKEGKL; from the coding sequence ATGATCAATACCACAATTAATCAATTTTTAATGAATACATTGCCAAATCTTAACATTGCCGTCATCGGTGATGTGATGGTGGACCGATATGTATTCGGCGATGTGAGTCGTATTTCACCGGAAGCTCCTGTTCCGGTAAATCGCGTTTCTCAAATAAAAGAGGTCCTCGGTGGCGCCGGTAATGTGGCGTCCAATTTGGCAAACTTGGACTGTCATGTATACTTAGGGGCTTTATCGGGCAATGATGATCATGGCCGCCTATTGAAATCCCTCTTGGAGGCGGATCATATTGATACTTCAGGACTCATCATCGATGATAATCGCTCCACTATTACAAAGATGCGTATTTTAGGTGATCGTCAACAGATGATGCGCCTTGATTTTGAAACAATTATCGATTTAACCTCCGATGAGGAAATGCGACTTGTAATATGGTTGGAAAACCTTTGCAAATCGGGTATCGACGGTATTGTCATTTCCGACTATGGTAAGGGCGTATGTACACCGAGCTTGTTAAAAAAGGTCTTTGCGTTGGCAAAACAATACAATGTACAGACTATCGTGGATCCTAAGGGGGCTGATTGGTCTAAATATAACGGGGCTACGTGCATTACACCGAATGTGAAAGAACTCGGTGAATGCGTGGGTCGTACGTTGGTGAATGATGATGAATCTATCTCTAATGCGGCGAAGGAGATTCTGCAATCTGTTGATTTAGATTATATTGTAGCCACTCGCTCCGCAAAAGGGATTACCGTTATCGCGAAGGATGGCCGTACATGGCATAATCCTGCGACACAGCAGGAAGTATTTGACGTAAGTGGTGCCGGAGATACGGTGGTGTCGATGATTATCACCTGTCTTGCGGGTAAATTATCGATGCGATTAGCGCTTCATATTGCGAACGGTGCGGCAGGTATCGTCGTAGCGAAGGTGGGAACTTATCCGATCCACCGCTCCGAGTTGATAGAGCTGTGGCATTCTTTGCAACGGGGTTCACAGGATAAGCCTCTATACACGAAAGAGGAGATGTTAAATCTCGTGAAACGGTGGCAGCAAAAAGGGGACACCGTGGTATTTACAAACGGATGTTTCGACATTCTGCATCGCGGACATATTACGTATTTGCAAGAGGCGGCTCAACTCGGCGACCATCTGATCATAGGTCTTAATTCAGACGGTTCCGTCCGTCGTTTGAAGGGCGAAACACGTCCCATCGTAAGTGAGGATGATCGTGCTGCACTGCTCAGCGCTTTGGGCTGTGTGGACGGCGTTGTACTGTTTGAAGAGGATACGCCTGCTGAACTATTGGCTTATTTGCGACCTAATATACTCGTTAAGGGCGGAGACTATAAAAAAGAAGATATCGTAGGGCGCGAGTCCGTTGATGATGTAGAGGTGCTTTCATTCAAAGAAGGCTATTCCACATCGGATATAGTAGGAAAAATAGCCGAGATGGCTAAGGAGGGTAAATTATGA